In one window of Candidatus Desulfatibia profunda DNA:
- a CDS encoding acyl-CoA thioesterase produces the protein MPLSAEKPAGRCNMLTHKTQVRVRFGDTDPYGVAYFVSYFRYFHVGIEEFLRHLDIPPETFFRNQQEKYGMPKVAADCRFLVPARYGDLLEMHTSVKEIKEKSIVFQFNFYRPPETRLMAEGSVTFVCIDHTWKARPLPEFLTAKIQPKAVPGE, from the coding sequence ATGCCACTTTCTGCAGAAAAACCGGCCGGGAGGTGCAACATGCTTACCCACAAAACCCAGGTGCGAGTTCGCTTTGGCGACACGGATCCCTATGGTGTGGCATACTTCGTCAGCTACTTCAGATACTTCCATGTAGGCATTGAAGAGTTCCTGCGGCATCTGGATATTCCCCCGGAAACCTTTTTTCGCAACCAGCAAGAAAAATACGGCATGCCCAAGGTGGCTGCGGATTGCCGCTTTTTGGTTCCGGCCCGCTATGGGGACCTGCTGGAGATGCACACCTCGGTAAAGGAAATCAAGGAAAAATCGATTGTCTTTCAGTTTAATTTTTACCGCCCTCCCGAGACCCGGCTGATGGCGGAAGGAAGTGTTACTTTCGTATGCATCGATCATACCTGGAAAGCAAGGCCATTGCCGGAATTTCTGACCGCTAAAATCCAGCCTAAAGCGGTTCCTGGAGAATAA
- a CDS encoding alpha/beta fold hydrolase, with the protein MRPFKCAIVVGVLFLTLLCGAAQAAECVGIELVKLRTIDGVELTGALREPQPDGQKAGLVMVHGYSGNFYSGIMEYLPEALRDCGFYTLALNMRDHDQVPKRNLFEENRHDIAAAIAEMDRRGRSPVFLYGHSMGTNRVLDYLVSTKDTRIAGLILTGPPGNMFEWNVRMFGQKKATQVLRLAQELKAKGKGDEWMLVDLGPLGKTLYTANHLVSLRGPESFSDPFKNIARVSAPVLIVHGLADRLADPKTADRLQQQAGPGAKVNVVKIAGADHSFRRHRQELADTIYKWLLTQLSATSQ; encoded by the coding sequence ATGCGACCGTTTAAATGTGCTATCGTTGTCGGAGTGCTTTTTCTAACTTTATTATGTGGTGCTGCCCAGGCTGCCGAATGTGTCGGGATCGAGCTGGTGAAGTTGAGAACCATCGACGGTGTCGAGTTGACCGGAGCGTTGCGCGAACCGCAGCCGGACGGGCAGAAGGCCGGCCTGGTGATGGTTCATGGTTACAGCGGCAACTTCTACTCCGGCATCATGGAATATCTCCCGGAGGCACTGAGGGATTGCGGATTTTATACTCTGGCGCTCAATATGCGCGACCATGATCAGGTTCCGAAAAGGAATCTGTTTGAAGAAAACCGCCATGACATTGCCGCAGCGATTGCCGAAATGGATCGACGCGGCCGCAGTCCTGTTTTTCTATATGGTCACAGCATGGGAACCAATCGGGTGCTGGATTATTTGGTGTCAACCAAAGATACCAGGATCGCAGGGCTGATTTTGACCGGACCTCCGGGCAACATGTTCGAGTGGAACGTGAGAATGTTCGGGCAAAAGAAAGCGACGCAAGTTCTGCGGCTTGCTCAGGAACTGAAAGCCAAGGGCAAGGGAGACGAATGGATGCTCGTCGACCTCGGGCCTTTGGGCAAAACCCTTTACACCGCCAATCATTTGGTGAGTCTGCGAGGACCGGAGTCTTTTTCAGACCCTTTTAAAAACATCGCCCGGGTTTCCGCGCCGGTTCTCATCGTCCATGGCCTTGCCGATCGTCTGGCAGACCCCAAAACAGCAGACCGGCTCCAGCAACAGGCCGGACCCGGTGCCAAGGTTAACGTGGTAAAGATCGCCGGTGCCGATCATAGCTTTCGCAGACACCGGCAGGAGCTTGCAGACACCATCTACAAGTGGCTGCTAACACAACTTTCGGCAACTTCTCAATAG